One segment of Macaca fascicularis isolate 582-1 chromosome 4, T2T-MFA8v1.1 DNA contains the following:
- the CIMIP3 gene encoding ciliary microtubule inner protein 3: MLPQPARAPGKDLPSLALPCPGLNSARSPQGTLPGHVPRRPPRPRTGRQVLRAPPLAGNCELPGQDSQKPSGPSHGPKTPSCKGVKAPNPSVSQAWKQDREQSLAAAYVPVVVNSKGQNPDKLRFNFYTSQYSNSLNPFYTLQKPTCGYLYRRDTDHTRKRFDVPPANSVLWRSQA, from the exons ATGCTGCCGCAGCCCGCGCGGGCGCCAGGGAAGGACCTTCCCTcccttgccctgccctgccccggACTGAACTCCGCACGGTCTCCCCAGGGGACTCTACCAGGCCATGTCCCCCGCCGTCCTCCCCGCCCGCGCACCGGGCGACAGGTGCTGCGGGCGCCGCCGCTTGCCGGGAACTGCGAGCTACCTGGCCAG GACTCACAGAAACCCTCTGGACCCAGTCATGGGCCAAAGACACCATCATGCAAGGGGGTGAAGGCTCCAAACCCATCCGTGTCCCAGGCGTGGAAGCAGGACCGCGAGCAGTCTCTGGCAGCAGCCTATGTGCCGGTCGTGGTGAACTCTAAGGGGCAGAATCCAGACAAGCTCAGGTTCAATTTCTACACCTCCCAGTACTCCAACTCCCTGAACCCCTTCTACACCTTGCAGAAGCCTACCTGTGGCTACCTGTACCGTCGGGACACTGACCACACCCGCAAGCGCTTTGATGTGCCTCCTGCCAACTCGGTCTTGTGGCGCTCCCAGGCCTGA
- the GUCA1A gene encoding guanylyl cyclase-activating protein 1 isoform X1, protein MGNVMEGKSVEELSSTECHQWYKKFMTECPSGQLTLYEFRQFFGLKNLSPSASQYVEQMFETFDFNKDGYIDFMEYVAALSLVLKGKVEQKLRWYFKLYDVDGNGCIDRDELLTIIQAIRAINPCSDTAMTAEEFTDTVFSKIDVNGDGELSLEEFIEGVQKDQMLLDTLTRSLDLTRIVRRLQNGEQDEEGADKEAAEAAG, encoded by the exons ATGGGCAACGTGATGGAGGGAAAGTCGGTGGAGGAGCTGAGCAGCACTGAGTGCCACCAGTGGTACAAGAAGTTCATGACTGAGTGCCCCTCTGGCCAACTCACCCTCTATGAGTTCCGCCAGTTCTTCGGCCTCAAGAACTTGAGCCCGTCGGCCAGCCAGTACGTGGAGCAGATGTTTGAGACTTTTGACTTCAACAAG GACGGCTACATTGATTTCATGGAGTATGTGGCGGCGCTCAGCCTGGTCCTCAAGGGGAAGGTGGAACAGAAGCTCCGCTGGTACTTCAAGCTCTATGATGTAGACGGCAACGGCTGCATTGACCGCGACGAGCTGCTCACCATCATCCAG gCCATTCGCGCCATTAACCCCTGCAGCGATACCGCCATGACTGCAGAGGAGTTCACCGATACAGTGTTCTCCAAGATTGACGTCAACGGGGATG GGGAACTCTCCCTGGAAGAGTTTATAGAGGGCGTCCAGAAGGACCAGATGCTTCTGGACACACTGACACGAAGCTTGGACCTTACCCGCATTGTGCGCAGGCTCCAGAATGGCGAGCAAGATGAGGAGGGGGCTGACAAGGAGGCCGCTGAGGCAGCCGGCTGA
- the GUCA1A gene encoding guanylyl cyclase-activating protein 1 isoform X2 has translation MGNVMEGKSVEELSSTECHQWYKKFMTECPSGQLTLYEFRQFFGLKNLSPSASQYVEQMFETFDFNKAIRAINPCSDTAMTAEEFTDTVFSKIDVNGDGELSLEEFIEGVQKDQMLLDTLTRSLDLTRIVRRLQNGEQDEEGADKEAAEAAG, from the exons ATGGGCAACGTGATGGAGGGAAAGTCGGTGGAGGAGCTGAGCAGCACTGAGTGCCACCAGTGGTACAAGAAGTTCATGACTGAGTGCCCCTCTGGCCAACTCACCCTCTATGAGTTCCGCCAGTTCTTCGGCCTCAAGAACTTGAGCCCGTCGGCCAGCCAGTACGTGGAGCAGATGTTTGAGACTTTTGACTTCAACAAG gCCATTCGCGCCATTAACCCCTGCAGCGATACCGCCATGACTGCAGAGGAGTTCACCGATACAGTGTTCTCCAAGATTGACGTCAACGGGGATG GGGAACTCTCCCTGGAAGAGTTTATAGAGGGCGTCCAGAAGGACCAGATGCTTCTGGACACACTGACACGAAGCTTGGACCTTACCCGCATTGTGCGCAGGCTCCAGAATGGCGAGCAAGATGAGGAGGGGGCTGACAAGGAGGCCGCTGAGGCAGCCGGCTGA